One genomic segment of Marinitoga piezophila KA3 includes these proteins:
- a CDS encoding carbohydrate ABC transporter permease produces the protein MVKRKSPLKIIGFWTLIILLVIFITYPFAWMLSVSFRYDTDAFDPGIIPKRPTLDTYAILLGFKKSIREELSNEQQQLLDLIKTLPKDQQEAVLAQINAQRKKESFPFLRFFRNSLLLAGLSALVSLILSVFGAYAFSRIEFKGRGTIQRGVLVVYLFGGTILAVPLYQIFVKIGLTSSGISSAIALFIIYIVQTIPVSLYMLGNYFRTIPRSIEEAAIIDGSSRMGVITKIIIPLSLPAIITVYIYAFMIAWNEFLFASIFVRPFPEFYTLPLGLNEIFNSEHAIWAKMMAASVVTAVPVVIMFMMMEKYLTGGLTAGGVKE, from the coding sequence ATGGTAAAAAGAAAAAGCCCTTTGAAAATAATTGGTTTCTGGACTTTGATTATATTATTGGTAATATTTATTACTTATCCATTTGCATGGATGCTTTCTGTATCTTTTAGATATGATACAGATGCTTTTGATCCTGGTATAATACCTAAACGCCCTACACTTGATACTTATGCTATATTACTTGGATTTAAAAAGTCCATAAGAGAGGAATTGAGTAATGAGCAACAACAATTGTTGGATCTTATAAAAACTTTGCCTAAAGACCAGCAAGAAGCTGTTCTTGCTCAAATAAATGCACAAAGAAAAAAGGAGTCATTCCCATTTTTAAGATTTTTTAGAAATTCTTTGCTTCTTGCAGGTTTGAGTGCTCTGGTAAGTTTAATTTTATCGGTTTTCGGAGCATATGCATTTAGTAGGATTGAGTTTAAGGGGCGAGGAACTATTCAAAGAGGTGTTCTTGTAGTTTATCTCTTTGGAGGCACTATACTTGCAGTACCTCTATATCAAATTTTTGTAAAAATTGGATTGACATCATCAGGGATTTCTTCCGCTATCGCTTTATTCATTATATATATTGTTCAAACTATACCTGTTTCTTTGTATATGCTTGGTAATTATTTTAGAACAATTCCAAGATCTATTGAAGAAGCTGCTATTATTGATGGTTCTTCAAGAATGGGCGTTATCACAAAGATAATAATTCCTTTATCTTTACCTGCTATAATTACTGTATATATATATGCGTTTATGATAGCCTGGAATGAGTTCTTATTTGCTTCAATTTTTGTAAGACCATTCCCGGAATTTTATACTCTACCTCTTGGTTTAAATGAAATATTTAATTCTGAACATGCAATATGGGCAAAAATGATGGCAGCATCTGTTGTTACTGCAGTACCTGTTGTTATTATGTTTATGATGATGGAAAAATATTTAACAGGTGGATTAACTGCCGGTGGTGTAAAAGAATAA
- a CDS encoding motility protein A: protein MDLSTLIGLGLAFVAILIGGYSGLGQLWDTNSFFITVLGSVGGMMIAAPKDISFKFVTAIMMGIKEPKIDSVEILKTLYSFAEKARREGLISLEADLEGLDNEFMKEGLRAAVDGTDPEEIRKILEIKMELFEAEQGKWSGLLNTWGTLAPAYGMIGTLIGLVLMLGSLNDPSTIGPNMAIALITTLYGALVANIFTLPIAEKIGRRTSIQVNLLRMITEGILSIVSGENPRLMEEKLKAFLSPDEKKKYESEKEG from the coding sequence TTGGATCTTTCTACTTTAATAGGATTGGGTTTGGCTTTTGTTGCTATATTAATTGGTGGATATTCAGGATTAGGACAATTATGGGATACAAACTCCTTCTTTATTACTGTTTTAGGTTCAGTTGGTGGTATGATGATTGCTGCGCCAAAAGATATATCTTTTAAATTTGTAACAGCAATAATGATGGGAATAAAAGAACCTAAAATTGATTCGGTCGAAATTTTAAAAACATTATATTCATTTGCAGAAAAAGCAAGAAGAGAAGGTTTAATATCCCTTGAAGCAGATCTTGAAGGCCTTGATAACGAATTTATGAAAGAAGGTTTAAGGGCTGCAGTTGATGGTACTGATCCAGAAGAAATAAGGAAAATCCTTGAAATAAAAATGGAGTTATTTGAAGCAGAACAGGGAAAATGGTCAGGTCTTTTAAATACCTGGGGCACATTAGCTCCGGCATACGGAATGATTGGAACGCTGATAGGTCTCGTTTTGATGCTTGGTAGTTTGAACGATCCATCTACTATAGGTCCTAATATGGCTATTGCTCTTATTACAACGTTATACGGTGCTCTTGTTGCAAATATATTCACCTTACCGATAGCCGAAAAAATAGGAAGAAGAACATCAATACAGGTAAATCTTTTAAGGATGATAACTGAAGGAATATTATCAATAGTTTCAGGTGAAAACCCAAGATTAATGGAAGAAAAACTAAAAGCATTTTTAAGCCCTGATGAAAAGAAAAAATATGAATCAGAAAAAGAAGGGTGA
- a CDS encoding OmpA/MotB family protein: MADKCKKDEGPPPPPGWLATFSDLNSLLMTFFVMLFSMATISPGKFQQAAVSFRSPFSGTPPSVLTGGKSLSEESLITSNPGIRVELFRLQDNPKYKGRITIEENDKGTIIKMQDMAFFEPGSAQLTKDAKELLYKLGIILIEHSNNAIEIYGFTDDRPPKEQLIYPSNWHLGAARAASVAKFFTEEMKKKRTLERLAEVKAGKFDPDYYYNPERFYPISEGDKDILKDIQKLKSNTEAEKMKLKEEFEKGIIDIATLKTKEKELDEKYKNDLDRLRHLYRRIDLLILRQRLR; the protein is encoded by the coding sequence ATGGCAGATAAATGTAAAAAAGATGAAGGGCCACCACCACCACCTGGTTGGCTGGCAACATTCAGTGATTTAAATTCGTTGCTTATGACATTCTTTGTTATGTTGTTCTCCATGGCAACAATTTCACCCGGTAAATTCCAGCAGGCAGCAGTAAGTTTTAGAAGTCCCTTTAGCGGAACGCCACCAAGTGTTTTGACGGGTGGAAAAAGTCTATCAGAAGAAAGCTTAATTACATCAAATCCTGGAATTAGAGTTGAACTTTTCAGACTACAGGACAATCCAAAGTATAAAGGAAGAATAACAATAGAAGAAAATGACAAAGGAACAATAATAAAAATGCAGGACATGGCATTTTTCGAGCCTGGTAGCGCTCAATTAACCAAAGATGCAAAAGAGTTGTTATATAAATTGGGTATAATTCTAATAGAACATTCAAACAATGCAATAGAAATATATGGATTTACAGATGACAGACCGCCAAAAGAACAATTAATATATCCATCAAACTGGCATTTAGGAGCCGCGCGTGCAGCAAGTGTGGCAAAATTCTTTACAGAAGAAATGAAAAAGAAAAGAACACTTGAAAGATTGGCAGAAGTAAAAGCCGGGAAATTTGATCCTGATTATTACTATAATCCTGAAAGATTCTATCCAATCTCAGAAGGAGATAAAGACATATTAAAAGATATACAAAAATTAAAATCAAACACCGAAGCAGAAAAGATGAAATTAAAAGAGGAATTTGAAAAAGGTATAATAGATATTGCAACCTTGAAAACAAAAGAAAAAGAATTAGATGAAAAATACAAAAATGATCTTGATAGACTAAGACATCTATACAGAAGAATTGATTTATTGATTTTAAGACAGCGCTTGAGATGA
- a CDS encoding ABC transporter transmembrane domain-containing protein has protein sequence MKEFYKYFFDFHRLLPKKLFYQKVFLDLLYVSREIINLFIPMIFGKLVNSLGSETVWINLKLFIIVYILRDLIGEGEGLFRTSLNDVSIPAYFYQVSIKNVLKKKDNISPAKEMDKIFDFRYAYRFFYDSFTLLFALLPLLLVAFTVIIFVQNIVIGVLTIIGAIFLTFSANKKMKEASKASKFMNDSEYNVAAVVEDVLNGYQEIKSFRSFEIPLKWVIDAYKNLKRSYIAYGNVELKYAVTYEIISVLLKPISLLYLGFMIFSGNMQAGNALAIMMYIDYFNDYFSLYLDDMDYISWMVEKAKTAYNKYLKEVA, from the coding sequence ATGAAAGAATTTTATAAGTATTTTTTTGATTTTCACAGATTATTACCAAAAAAGCTTTTTTATCAAAAAGTATTTCTTGATCTTTTATATGTTTCAAGAGAAATTATAAATCTTTTTATACCGATGATTTTTGGTAAATTGGTAAATTCTCTTGGAAGTGAAACAGTATGGATTAACCTGAAATTGTTTATAATTGTTTATATACTAAGGGATTTAATAGGTGAAGGAGAAGGATTGTTCCGAACATCTTTAAATGATGTTTCTATACCTGCTTATTTTTATCAGGTTTCTATTAAAAATGTTCTTAAGAAAAAAGATAATATTTCTCCTGCAAAAGAGATGGATAAGATTTTTGATTTTAGATATGCATATAGGTTTTTTTATGATTCATTCACTCTTTTATTTGCATTATTGCCTTTGTTGCTTGTAGCATTTACTGTTATTATTTTCGTTCAAAATATAGTTATAGGAGTTTTAACGATTATAGGCGCAATTTTTTTAACTTTCAGTGCAAATAAGAAGATGAAAGAAGCGTCAAAGGCTTCTAAATTTATGAATGATAGTGAATATAATGTTGCCGCTGTTGTGGAAGATGTTTTAAATGGATATCAGGAGATAAAGAGTTTTAGAAGTTTTGAAATACCTTTAAAATGGGTAATTGATGCTTATAAAAATTTAAAACGTTCTTATATTGCATATGGAAATGTGGAATTAAAATATGCTGTTACCTATGAAATAATAAGTGTTTTATTAAAACCCATTTCGTTATTATATTTAGGTTTTATGATTTTTTCAGGAAATATGCAGGCAGGAAATGCTTTAGCTATAATGATGTATATCGACTATTTTAATGATTATTTTTCTCTTTATTTAGATGATATGGATTATATATCCTGGATGGTTGAAAAGGCAAAAACTGCTTATAATAAATATTTAAAGGAGGTTGCATAA
- a CDS encoding MurR/RpiR family transcriptional regulator, translating to MIINQIKGIYNSLTKREKKVADYIIERADDVIHYSITELANWAEVSETTVYRVIKKLGFNGYQDFKISLAKELSEPVFETVETEQDIFSNLYNKICKSLSLINQNLDKDLLNRVAERILASKKLIFFGVGRSFPVALDSSLKFAALGFSAMAYSDPHMQVIVGAGLTSEDTVISISHSGFIRDVFKSTQVAKDAGAFTIAITSGVNSPLSKISDIVIYTTPSDPSENEFTHDRIGEMYMIEILYNLVVSKKFTDKHFNKLKNVIEPKKFQ from the coding sequence ATGATTATAAACCAAATAAAAGGTATATATAACTCTCTTACAAAAAGAGAAAAAAAAGTAGCTGATTATATTATTGAAAGGGCTGATGATGTAATTCATTATAGTATTACTGAATTGGCAAATTGGGCTGAAGTAAGTGAAACAACTGTTTATAGAGTGATTAAGAAACTGGGATTTAACGGTTATCAGGATTTTAAAATTTCTCTTGCCAAAGAATTATCCGAGCCTGTTTTTGAAACAGTTGAAACTGAGCAGGATATTTTTTCAAATCTATATAATAAGATTTGTAAAAGTTTAAGTCTTATAAACCAGAATCTCGATAAAGATTTGTTGAATAGAGTAGCTGAAAGAATTCTTGCATCTAAAAAACTTATATTTTTTGGTGTTGGAAGATCTTTTCCTGTTGCTCTTGATAGTTCACTAAAATTTGCTGCTTTAGGTTTTTCTGCAATGGCATACAGCGATCCTCATATGCAGGTTATTGTTGGCGCTGGATTAACCTCTGAAGATACTGTTATTTCAATAAGCCATTCAGGATTTATACGTGATGTGTTTAAATCAACTCAAGTTGCAAAGGACGCTGGAGCTTTTACCATTGCTATTACATCAGGTGTAAATTCACCTTTAAGTAAGATTTCAGATATTGTTATATATACTACACCAAGCGATCCTTCTGAGAATGAGTTTACCCATGATAGAATAGGCGAAATGTATATGATAGAAATACTTTATAACCTCGTGGTTTCAAAGAAATTTACAGATAAACATTTTAATAAGTTGAAAAATGTTATTGAGCCAAAAAAGTTCCAGTAA
- a CDS encoding AAA family ATPase, which produces MIYSKLYYLFKGEKELFKGTYIYDKWDFKEYPIIRLNLFKSSTESEEKFKKSLVKMIEQEGERNGIEITETDYTFAFDELIMKLSKKEKVVILIDEYITEKELLEEMKRYYNGFSFDGEHTVYNPYSILRFFSEKEFQNFWFESGSPSFLYEYIKGKKIEYEDLVKTPVSAEDFSTREIEDAKANIFFTQAGYLTFKGIKKYGLKKKYILDYPNFEVKESLLKILEEINKNNNKAREFALAFISTIWFHMA; this is translated from the coding sequence ATTATTTATTCAAAATTATATTATTTATTCAAAGGAGAAAAAGAGTTATTCAAAGGGACATATATATATGACAAATGGGATTTCAAAGAGTATCCAATAATAAGATTAAACCTGTTTAAATCATCAACGGAGAGCGAAGAAAAATTCAAAAAAAGTCTGGTAAAGATGATAGAGCAGGAAGGTGAAAGAAACGGAATAGAGATAACTGAAACAGATTATACATTTGCATTTGATGAATTAATAATGAAACTTTCAAAAAAAGAAAAAGTGGTAATTTTAATAGACGAATATATAACAGAAAAAGAATTGCTTGAAGAAATGAAGAGATATTATAATGGATTTTCATTTGACGGAGAACATACAGTATATAATCCATATTCAATATTGAGATTTTTTTCAGAAAAAGAATTCCAAAACTTCTGGTTTGAAAGTGGCTCACCAAGTTTTTTGTATGAATATATAAAAGGCAAAAAGATAGAGTATGAAGATTTAGTAAAAACACCAGTAAGTGCAGAAGATTTCTCAACAAGAGAAATAGAAGATGCAAAAGCAAATATCTTCTTTACGCAGGCAGGGTATTTAACCTTTAAAGGAATAAAAAAATATGGATTAAAGAAAAAATATATACTGGACTATCCAAATTTTGAAGTGAAAGAAAGTCTTCTTAAAATACTTGAAGAGATAAATAAAAATAATAATAAAGCGAGGGAGTTTGCCCTCGCTTTTATTTCAACCATTTGGTTTCATATGGCTTAA
- the ppdK gene encoding pyruvate, phosphate dikinase: MEKMVYFYGGGIAEGSAKMKNLLGGKGANLAEMARLGLPVPAGFTITTEVCDYYWKHDRKFPETLEAEVDKAMKKLEEVSGKKFGDKDNPLLVSVRSGAAVSMPGMMDTILNLGLNDETVEALAKNTGNPRFAYDAYRRFMQMFGDVALGIPHHDFEEALNKVKEEKGVKLDIELEAEDFKKVVELYKEIYRKAGKEFPQDPKKQLWIAIEAVFGSWMNERAIKYRAINGIKEGELLGTAVNVVMMVFGNMGEDSGTGVCFTRDPNTGEKVKYGEYLPNAQGEDVVAGIRTPYPLEKLNEMMPDVYKQLTEIMDKLELHYKDMQDIEFTVEKGKLYFLQTRTGKRTAKAAVKIAVDLVKEGLIDKATAVMRVAPDQIDKLLHPAFDEEEIKKAQEIGEGLPASPGAATGKVVFSADDAEKLAKEGTPVILVRPETSPEDVGGMNAAEGILTATGGMTSHAAVVARGMGKPAIVGAGEIVIDEEAKEFEARGVKVKEGDWISIDGTTGKVYLGKVKTIKPKGLEGEVAELLEFADEIRVLGVRANADIPRDATVARNFGAEGIGLCRTEHMFFEGDRIQKMRRMIVSKTVEQREAALEELLPLQKEDFKGLFEAMEGFPVTIRLLDPPLHEFLPNDEEQMKELAPQLGVSVEELKEIVENLHEFNPMMGHRGVRLAITYPEIAVMQTKAIILAAIEMVKEGKKVKPEIMIPLVGTVKELEYLDKIVRETADKLIEEAGVDLEYKVGTMIEVPRGAVTADEIAKVAEFFSFGTNDLTQMTLGFSRDDYGKYINDYIEKGIYEKDPFKHVDQTGVGRMVKIAKDYGRSVNPELKLGVCGEHGGDPESIEFFHKTQLDYVSCSPYRVPIARLAAAQAAVKFKRGKFVNYAD, encoded by the coding sequence ATGGAAAAGATGGTATATTTTTACGGTGGAGGAATTGCAGAAGGTAGCGCAAAAATGAAAAACTTACTTGGAGGTAAAGGTGCTAACCTTGCTGAAATGGCAAGATTAGGATTACCAGTACCTGCAGGTTTTACAATTACAACAGAAGTTTGTGACTATTACTGGAAACACGATAGAAAATTCCCTGAAACACTTGAAGCAGAAGTAGATAAAGCAATGAAAAAATTAGAAGAAGTTTCAGGAAAGAAATTTGGTGACAAAGATAATCCATTATTAGTATCTGTTAGATCAGGTGCTGCAGTTTCAATGCCAGGTATGATGGATACAATCTTAAATTTAGGTTTAAACGATGAAACAGTAGAAGCATTAGCAAAAAATACAGGTAACCCAAGATTTGCATATGATGCATACAGAAGATTCATGCAAATGTTTGGTGATGTTGCTTTAGGAATTCCACATCACGATTTTGAAGAAGCATTAAACAAAGTAAAAGAAGAAAAAGGTGTAAAATTAGACATCGAATTAGAAGCAGAAGACTTCAAAAAAGTTGTAGAATTATACAAAGAAATCTATAGAAAAGCAGGAAAAGAATTCCCACAAGATCCTAAAAAACAATTATGGATTGCTATAGAAGCTGTATTTGGTAGCTGGATGAATGAAAGGGCAATAAAATATAGAGCTATCAATGGAATTAAAGAAGGAGAATTATTAGGAACAGCTGTTAACGTTGTTATGATGGTATTTGGTAACATGGGTGAAGATAGTGGAACAGGAGTATGTTTCACAAGAGATCCTAACACAGGTGAAAAAGTAAAATACGGTGAATACTTGCCAAATGCACAGGGTGAAGACGTTGTTGCTGGTATCAGAACACCATACCCACTTGAAAAATTAAACGAAATGATGCCTGATGTATATAAACAATTAACAGAAATAATGGACAAATTAGAACTTCACTATAAAGACATGCAGGATATCGAATTTACAGTAGAAAAAGGAAAATTATACTTCTTACAGACAAGAACTGGTAAAAGAACAGCTAAAGCAGCAGTAAAAATCGCTGTTGACTTAGTAAAAGAAGGATTAATTGATAAAGCTACAGCAGTTATGAGAGTAGCTCCTGATCAAATCGACAAATTATTACATCCTGCATTTGATGAAGAAGAAATCAAAAAAGCACAGGAAATTGGAGAAGGATTACCAGCATCACCAGGAGCAGCAACAGGTAAAGTTGTATTCAGCGCTGATGATGCAGAAAAATTAGCAAAAGAAGGAACACCAGTTATCCTTGTAAGACCTGAAACAAGTCCAGAAGATGTTGGAGGTATGAACGCAGCTGAAGGTATCTTAACAGCAACAGGTGGTATGACATCACACGCAGCAGTTGTTGCAAGAGGTATGGGTAAACCAGCTATCGTTGGTGCTGGAGAAATTGTAATCGATGAAGAAGCAAAAGAATTTGAAGCAAGAGGAGTTAAAGTAAAAGAAGGAGACTGGATCTCAATTGATGGTACAACAGGTAAAGTTTACCTCGGTAAAGTAAAAACAATAAAACCAAAAGGATTAGAAGGAGAAGTTGCTGAATTATTAGAATTCGCAGATGAAATAAGAGTATTAGGAGTAAGAGCTAATGCTGATATTCCAAGAGATGCAACAGTTGCAAGAAACTTCGGAGCGGAAGGTATTGGATTATGTAGAACAGAACACATGTTCTTTGAAGGCGACAGAATCCAGAAAATGAGAAGAATGATCGTATCAAAAACAGTAGAACAAAGAGAAGCAGCATTAGAAGAATTATTACCATTACAGAAAGAAGACTTCAAGGGATTATTTGAAGCTATGGAAGGATTCCCTGTTACAATCAGATTATTGGATCCACCACTTCACGAATTCCTTCCAAACGACGAAGAACAGATGAAAGAATTAGCTCCACAATTAGGAGTAAGTGTAGAAGAATTAAAAGAAATCGTAGAAAACTTACACGAATTCAACCCAATGATGGGACACAGAGGTGTAAGATTAGCTATAACATATCCTGAAATTGCAGTAATGCAAACAAAAGCTATAATCCTTGCTGCAATTGAAATGGTAAAAGAAGGTAAAAAAGTTAAACCAGAAATCATGATTCCATTAGTAGGAACAGTAAAAGAATTAGAATACCTTGACAAAATCGTAAGAGAAACAGCAGACAAATTAATCGAAGAAGCAGGAGTAGATCTTGAATACAAAGTTGGTACAATGATCGAAGTTCCAAGAGGAGCTGTAACAGCAGACGAAATTGCTAAAGTTGCTGAATTCTTCAGCTTTGGTACAAACGACTTAACACAGATGACATTAGGTTTCTCAAGAGACGATTACGGAAAATACATCAACGATTACATCGAAAAAGGAATCTACGAAAAAGATCCATTCAAACACGTTGATCAAACAGGTGTAGGTAGAATGGTTAAAATTGCAAAAGATTACGGTAGATCAGTAAATCCAGAATTAAAATTAGGTGTTTGTGGTGAACACGGAGGAGATCCAGAATCAATCGAATTCTTCCACAAAACACAGCTTGACTATGTAAGTTGTTCACCATACAGAGTTCCAATTGCAAGATTAGCAGCAGCACAGGCAGCTGTTAAATTCAAGAGAGGAAAATTCGTAAACTACGCTGACTAA
- a CDS encoding ATP-binding cassette domain-containing protein → MFISFENVEYKYNETVILDNFNIQINKGEKIALVGSSGEGKTTIIRLLLKFLTPQKGRILIENNDLKDIPDEEWYRRIGVLSQNAHIFNRTLRENLLIAKPSATDKELLEALERSGLKKFLEKRNGLETQLGSKGVAISGGERTRIALTRLLLKDPEFLILDEPLEGVDKLVEKEVIENIRNFIKDKTLLLISHRFSILSLTEEFAVLQDGKIVEKDKFHNFSENSLLKKFFKAENELTEKFRRGKENGNADKMDYEVQ, encoded by the coding sequence ATGTTTATATCTTTTGAAAATGTTGAATATAAATATAATGAGACAGTGATTCTTGATAATTTTAATATTCAAATAAATAAAGGAGAAAAAATTGCTCTTGTAGGTTCAAGTGGTGAAGGAAAAACTACTATTATACGATTGTTGTTGAAATTTTTAACACCACAAAAAGGGAGAATATTAATAGAGAATAATGATTTAAAAGATATTCCAGATGAGGAATGGTATAGAAGAATTGGTGTATTGAGTCAGAATGCGCATATTTTCAACAGAACATTAAGGGAAAATCTTTTAATAGCAAAACCATCAGCAACTGATAAAGAATTATTAGAAGCACTTGAAAGATCAGGCTTAAAGAAGTTTCTTGAAAAAAGAAATGGTCTTGAAACGCAACTTGGCAGTAAAGGTGTTGCCATTTCAGGAGGAGAAAGAACAAGAATAGCGCTTACACGATTGTTATTAAAAGATCCAGAATTTCTTATTCTCGATGAACCGCTTGAAGGTGTTGATAAATTAGTGGAAAAAGAGGTTATAGAAAATATCAGGAATTTTATAAAAGATAAGACTTTGCTTTTAATTTCTCATAGATTCAGCATTTTATCCTTAACTGAAGAATTTGCTGTTTTACAGGATGGTAAGATTGTGGAAAAGGATAAATTCCATAATTTTTCTGAAAATAGTCTTTTAAAGAAATTTTTCAAGGCGGAAAATGAGCTTACTGAAAAATTCAGAAGGGGGAAGGAGAATGGGAACGCTGATAAAATGGATTATGAAGTCCAATAA
- a CDS encoding alpha-amylase family glycosyl hydrolase gives MHKNIYDKLEFLYGDEAKGVYQKLMNIIEKYKISDKDFDFSEKDVILITYGDSIKKNNEKPLNTLHHFLNEYVKDSINTVHILPFFPYSSDDGFSVIDYKQVNPELGSWEDIQSLSKDYKLMFDAVINHISKESKWFQEYLKGNKKYKNYFIEQEPVEELKNVTRPRALPLLHVYKTASGEEKHIWTTFSEDQIDLNYKSTDLFLEIVEILLFYAKMGAKLIRLDAIGYLWKEIGTSCIHLKQTHVMIQLFRDILNLTAKDVILITETNVPHHENISYFGNGYNEAQMVYNFSLPPLVLYSFLFHDATVISKWAYTLETPSDKTTFFNFLASHDGIGLMPAKGILKDEDIDFLVEHTLRNNGLVSYKSNPDGTKSPYELNINYFDALYDENESMELNIRKFISAYAIAAAMKGIPGIYIHSLLGSRNYLEGVKITGMNRTINREKLNYDTLISELNDKSSLRFKIFNTFKHMLDIRKKHKAFNPKGKQMVMFYDDSVFAFMREFKDERVLVLTNVANREITLDIDNPLSKNPYDFLNNTSVDISDNKLHIILKPYETKWLK, from the coding sequence ATGCATAAGAATATATACGATAAATTAGAATTTTTATATGGCGATGAAGCAAAAGGTGTATATCAAAAACTTATGAATATTATTGAAAAATATAAAATTTCTGATAAGGATTTTGATTTTTCGGAAAAGGACGTTATTTTAATTACTTATGGTGATTCTATAAAGAAAAATAATGAAAAGCCTTTAAATACTTTACATCATTTCTTAAATGAATATGTAAAGGATAGTATTAATACTGTACATATACTTCCATTTTTCCCTTATTCATCTGATGATGGCTTTTCTGTAATTGATTATAAACAGGTTAATCCAGAATTGGGCAGTTGGGAAGATATTCAATCGCTCTCAAAAGATTACAAACTAATGTTTGATGCAGTTATAAATCATATTTCCAAAGAAAGCAAATGGTTTCAGGAATATTTAAAGGGAAATAAAAAATACAAAAATTATTTTATTGAACAGGAGCCTGTGGAGGAATTAAAGAATGTAACTCGTCCAAGGGCACTACCTTTATTACATGTATATAAAACTGCTTCAGGCGAAGAAAAACATATCTGGACTACATTTAGTGAAGATCAAATTGATTTAAATTATAAATCTACAGATTTGTTCCTTGAAATTGTTGAAATATTGCTTTTCTACGCAAAAATGGGAGCTAAATTAATAAGACTTGATGCTATTGGATATTTATGGAAAGAAATTGGAACATCATGTATCCACTTAAAACAAACACATGTAATGATTCAGTTGTTTAGAGATATTTTAAATCTCACAGCCAAAGACGTTATTCTGATTACAGAAACAAATGTCCCGCATCATGAAAATATTTCTTATTTTGGAAATGGATATAATGAAGCTCAAATGGTTTATAATTTTTCACTTCCTCCCCTTGTTTTATATTCTTTTTTATTTCATGATGCGACTGTTATATCAAAATGGGCTTATACATTAGAAACACCATCTGATAAGACTACTTTTTTCAATTTTCTCGCTTCACATGACGGCATTGGATTAATGCCAGCAAAAGGAATTTTAAAAGATGAAGATATTGATTTTCTTGTTGAACATACTTTAAGAAATAACGGACTTGTTTCTTATAAAAGCAATCCTGATGGGACAAAATCACCGTATGAGTTGAATATTAATTATTTTGATGCTTTGTACGATGAAAACGAATCAATGGAATTGAATATAAGAAAATTTATTTCCGCTTATGCAATTGCTGCTGCAATGAAAGGTATTCCAGGTATTTATATTCACAGTTTATTGGGATCACGAAATTATCTTGAAGGTGTTAAAATCACCGGAATGAACAGAACTATTAATAGAGAAAAATTGAATTATGATACCTTAATTTCAGAATTAAACGATAAAAGTTCTTTAAGGTTTAAGATATTTAATACCTTCAAACATATGCTGGATATTAGGAAGAAACACAAAGCATTTAATCCAAAAGGAAAACAAATGGTTATGTTTTATGATGATTCTGTTTTTGCATTTATGCGAGAATTTAAAGATGAAAGAGTTCTTGTTTTAACCAATGTTGCTAATAGAGAAATTACTCTTGATATTGATAATCCGCTTTCTAAAAATCCTTATGACTTTTTAAATAACACTTCTGTTGATATTTCCGATAATAAACTTCATATTATTCTTAAGCCATATGAAACCAAATGGTTGAAATAA
- a CDS encoding AAA family ATPase, which produces MKKLPVGIEDYKEIITGDYIYVDKTKYILEMVYSGIPTFLSRPRRFGKSLTVSTLYYLFKIILFIQRRKRVIQRDIYI; this is translated from the coding sequence GTGAAGAAGTTACCAGTAGGGATAGAAGATTATAAGGAAATAATAACAGGAGATTATATATATGTAGATAAAACAAAATATATATTGGAAATGGTATATTCAGGAATACCAACATTCTTATCAAGGCCACGAAGATTTGGAAAAAGTTTAACAGTATCAACATTATATTATTTATTCAAAATTATATTATTTATTCAAAGGAGAAAAAGAGTTATTCAAAGGGACATATATATATGA